The following proteins are co-located in the Candida dubliniensis CD36 chromosome 3, complete sequence genome:
- a CDS encoding vacuolar protein sorting-associated protein, putative (Similar to S. cerevisiae VPS8;~In S. cerevisiae: membrane-associated protein that interacts with Vps21p to facilitate soluble vacuolar protein localization): MVLTDSVFNELSAKTLLSSSSPSIISNSTSSISESSLRKTRFDDRATTKTSLALKSYRNNSNPKLPISTLKETRINGGGGDDDGDDDEVLLKDIFQWNELKTISETINSPEFINLHGSCLFVKSNAVYIAIITNRGNIVIFNYRREIDYILVPTQSNDETCAISCIAFSSDCSYLAAGLQDGSIRLWNLKRATKGNSIPNLPFYTIYPISLKSRFTQNIQGHIINTRITYISFVGESNYQLITADDCGLVFYHNGIKKFMNLIYVTTKLLGKNDANLDDSKFKIRCMEMLPLGSAHQITDKMGISAIMTDDLLVIVSTISLNDDTVSYVKQHFKIGKPKLVLQEEGLPSHCLSWMPSMHTKAGFTNTRLAYCWNNVLTILELDNKSLSGRMLDFINNAKDRNKVISKLPFKKIARLIDERIIRDIKWLQSDVLCLFFDDEMITIYSNGSALVPVASQTIGNISDINLSKHRVLYNRESKLFIGKSLGWADILLKKLSQGLYAEALAIADSYYNSNSVGKLTVIGLPQNRKQRAELIEPYLVKIMREAMPHLIQSDRESYITLCLNIIAYIAVPNDLLETLYEIVQDDSVFFQALEPFILSGLILSLPPVVLKALIQYYVKGENHPSTNMGDNGDLLTEIICTLDIKSLDIDLAIQLCKQHDLRECLVYIWNFVLNDYQTPLIEFFVDINNNPSSADNFKIYTYLSYILTGRQYPIDKFINNDMAAKKSICDILFTSSTISSVPTRNGNTIFPYLYTLLKFDSLEMLSCINEFFEDSFLNEDAKLNRQYLLDALIDIFEANDEHFTDFDKCQLSIFIARNYPKYSQFLRLSDSILSDVFNRLCENKSEAIFQDCELALQSLLPYFEPEDDYYVEKLEMAKYYNVLINMYKSEGMFSQALRMWLKREQGNISDQSLDNQTPEMDIGGRNSNDDHDHVDQLYQLLESSFASSKNPGDRLNLVKIVKENFGRFLKLNDVSDYNTARLANLIEQFSPNLHLEVLKLTGSGDEGDASNEIVLSYLREVFLVSKSIDLTQFINRYIELLLLYKKDKEVVSFVKQWKDKVDYDVAMQLFENHNIIEPQVILLVDQEKFSTALELILKYIEDNVNDTTLQEQFSNLLDLAIEICENPKSLVISKVEADELKSNEKLWLELITRLVVLANSTNTVVGSPLHKFFNQFIHDCFKRISDHKLNNDSKSLFLNVFNKFLHQFPENDPTKFATLANIKDVLQQVFISYSYESEILKITMRMFNRDMYKSMMLLQDIKLAKWDITTKNCANCGKPMWGKHIDSEDLNQHWLAWEHCQRQKLWGNVKDDTFHDLKLIFFSCGHGYHFNCLERLGVNDYCVICGKK, encoded by the coding sequence ATGGTGCTAACAGATCTGGTGTTCAATGAACTATCAGCAAAAACTCTACTTTCATCGTCATCACCTAGCATTATATCAAACTCGACATCAAGTATATCTGAATCACTGCTACGGAAAACCAGATTTGATGATCGAGCAACTACCAAGACAAGTTTAGCATTGAAATCATACAGAAATAACAGTAACCCAAAATTACCAATATCAACATTAAAAGAAACTCGAATCAatggaggaggaggagatgatgatggtgatgatgatgaggtACTTTTAAAAGATATTTTCCAATGGAATGAATTGAAGACAATATCAGAAACTATCAATTCTCCtgaattcatcaatttgcATGGCTCGTGTTTATTTGTCAAATCCAATGCAGTATATATTGCCATTATCACCAATCGTGGCAATATAGtgatttttaattataGACGAGAAATAGATTATATATTAGTGCCGACACAAAGTAATGATGAAACCTGTGCGATTTCATGTATTGCATTTTCGTCTGATTGTTCCTATTTGGCAGCGGGATTACAAGATGGCTCTATCAGGCTATGGAATTTGAAACGGGCAACTAAGGGGAATAGTATTCCCAATTTGCCATTCTATACCATATATCCAATTAGTCTAAAGTCGAGGTTTACCCAAAACATTCAAGGTCATATCATAAATACCAGAATTACGtatatttcatttgttgGAGAGTcgaattatcaattaatcacTGCTGATGATTGTGGATTGGTGTTTTATCATAATGGtattaaaaaattcatGAATTTAATCTATGTCACCACCAAACTTTTAGGTAAAAATGATGCAAATTTGGATGACagtaaattcaaaattcGCTGTATGGAAATGTTACCTTTGGGTTCAGCACATCAAATAACTGATAAAATGGGGATACTGGCAATTATGActgatgatttattagtGATTGTATCTACAATTTCTTTGAATGATGATACTGTACTGTATGTCAAACAGCATTTTAAAATAGGCAAACCAAAACTTGTCTTGCAAGAAGAAGGGCTCCCTTCGCACTGCTTAAGTTGGATGCCCTCGATGCATACGAAAGCTGGATTCACCAATACTCGATTGGCATATTGTTGGAATAATGTATTGACAATATTGGAATTGGATAACAAGAGTCTTTCAGGAAGAATGCTAGATTTTATTAACAATGCTAAAGATAGAAATAAAGTTATTTCAAAACTACCgttcaaaaaaattgctagattgattgatgagCGAATAATACGTGACATTAAATGGCTTCAATCTGATGTtttatgtttattttttgatgatgaaatgaTAACAATTTATAGTAATGGATCAGCGTTGGTGCCAGTTGCAAGTCAAACAATTGGTAACATTTCTGACATAAACTTGTCTAAACATAGAGTTCTATACAATCGTGAGTcgaaattatttattggcAAACTGTTAGGATGGGCAGATATTCTACTAAAGAAGTTATCACAGGGGTTATACGCCGAAGCATTGGCTATTGCTGATAGCTATTACAACTCGAATTCAGTAGGGAAATTGACAGTTATTGGATTGCCACAAAATCGAAAGCAACGGGCCGAATTGATTGAACCTTATCTTGTTAAAATAATGAGAGAGGCAATGCCGCATTTGATACAATCAGATCGTGAGTCATACATTACACTATGTTTGAATATTATAGCATACATTGCTGTACCAAATGATTTACTTGAAACCCTATATGAAATTGTACAAGATGATTCGGTATTTTTCCAGGCTTTGGAGCCCTTTATCTTATCAGGATTAATACTTTCCTTGCCACCAGTTGTCTTGAAAGCATTAATTCAGTATTATGTCAAGGGTGAGAATCACCCCTCTACCAATATGGGCGATAATGGTGACTTGTTAACTGAGATTATATGTACATTGGATATAAAACTGTTGGATATTGATTTGGCTATTCAATTATGTAAACAGCATGATCTTCGTGAATGCTTGGTTTACATTTggaattttgttttgaatgaTTACCAAACGCcattaattgaattctttgttgatataaacaataatcCATCTTCAGCAgacaattttaaaatttacACATATTTATCGTATATTCTAACTGGTCGTCAATATCCGATagataaatttattaataacgACATGGCAGcaaaaaaatctatttGTGATATATTGTTTACAAGCTCAACAATTAGTTCTGTGCCAACAAGAAATGGGAACACGATTTTCCCTTATTTGTACACTTTActtaaatttgattcattagAAATGTTATCTTGTATTAATGAGTTTTTCGAAGATCTGTTTTTAAATGAGGATGCAAAATTGAATCGTCAATATTTGCTAGATGCATTAATAGACATTTTTGAAGCCAATGATGAGCATTTTACAGATTTTGACAAGTGTCAATTACTGATTTTTATTGCTAGAAATTATCCCAAATATAGTCAATTTTTGAGGTTATCAGATTCAATATTATCCGATGTTTTCAATCGATTATGTGAAAATAAATCGGAAGCTATTTTTCAAGATTGTGAATTGGCACTACAGAGTTTATTGCCTTATTTTGAACCAGAAGATGATTATTATGTGGAAAAGTTGGAAATGGCAAAGTATTATAATGTGTTGATTAATATGTATAAATCGGAAGGGATGTTTTCACAAGCGTTAAGGATGTGGTTGAAACGGGAACAAGGGAATATTTCTGACCAAAGTCTTGATAACCAAACGCCAGAAATGGACATCGGTGGTCGTAATAGTAATGATGATCATGATCATGTCGATCAGTTATATCAGTTATTGGAAAGTTCATTTGCATCTAGCAAGAACCCTGGTGATCGATTGAATTTGGTTAAAATAGTTAAAGAGAATTTTGGAAGATTTTTGAAGTTAAATGATGTCTCAGATTATAATACTGCCAGATTAGCGAATTTGATTGAACAATTCTCTCCTAATTTACATTTGGAAGTCTTGAAACTTACTGGTAGTGGTGATGAAGGTGATGCTAGTAATGAGATTGTGTTGAGTTATTTACGCGAAGTGTTTCTAGtttccaaatcaattgatttaaccCAATTCATTAACAGATACATTGAACTATTATTGCTATATAAGAAAGACAAAGAAGTTGTAAGTTTTGTTAAACAATGGAAAGATAAAGTTGATTATGATGTGGCGATGCAATTATTTGAGAACCATAATATTATTGAGCCTCAAGTGATACTTTTGGTTGACCAAGAAAAGTTCTCAACGGCATTGGAActtattttgaaatatattgaaGATAATGTTAATGATACAACTTTACAAGAGCAATTTTCTAACCTTCTAGATTTAGCAATCGAGATTTGTGAGAATCCCAAAAGTCTTGTCATTAGCAAAGTTGAAGCAGATGAGTTGAAATCAAACGAAAAGTTATGGCTTGAATTGATTACTAGATTGGTTGTTCTTGCTAATTCAACCAATACTGTCGTTGGCTCACCATTGcacaaatttttcaatcaatttatacATGATTGCTTTAAAAGGATTAGTGAtcataaattgaataatgattcgaaatcattatttttaaatgtGTTCAATAAGTTTTTGCATCAATTTCCTGAAAATGACCCCACAAAGTTTGCCACGCTTGCTAATATCAAAGATGTGTTACAACAAGTGTTTATTTCATATTCGTACGAAAgtgaaattttgaaaataactATGCGAATGTTTAATCGAGATATGTATAAAAGCATGATGCTATTGCAAGACATCAAATTAGCCAAATGGGAtataacaacaaagaaTTGTGCAAATTGTGGGAAGCCCATGTGGGGTAAACATATTGATAGTGAAGATTTGAATCAACATTGGTTAGCCTGGGAGCATTGCCAAAGACAAAAACTCTGGGGTAATGTAAAAGACGATACCTTCCATGATTTGAAGTTGATATTCTTTTCGTGTGGACATGGTTATCATTTCAATTGTCTTGAAAGATTGGGTGTTAATGATTACTGTGTTATTTGTGGGAAGAAGTAA
- a CDS encoding chitin synthase, putative (Similar to S. cerevisiae CHS2): MANPDFNNKNNHNPFDNVSDDDDDLFDDIEPVQQGSPSQPQHHHIATNANNSYQFDNTPYRRSSSYDVYNNNPFVSNTSYTNTTTTPPPMLQQQQSQGLSPLQPPLFNSNGNNNTHYQQPQQYNKYRTPTSSNSNSSYSTMVDNDDFQLSRKKTVAFTEPEYPPLTYSPGKKRDTATSTNVYDYDLENMDDASFVANGGGGVHADFAGDDYIINPLQDADDDDSLDPFGDDESLFSDTGEEIMRRGTTIKKRHSTRRGGRNGTLKRGKSTNTGYDGENEKLVNNGENGNNGDEEEDDDDDDDFKPKLTYTKTIKKAKLINGNYVIDAPVPKTLLETYGKKMNYHQDNIAREMSFVRYTAATCGPSNYVKFNYNLRQELYAPSRQTEIMICITMYNEDEVLLARTLKGVFENIRDLTNRSDPNWGDDSWKKIVVCIVNDGRLELNKRTETLLAALGIFQDGYAKSKINDKSVKAHIYEYTSTVGIDAVNDKVHLACNSTPVQFLFCLKEKNSRKINSHRWCFQAFAPILNPKVIMLLDCGTKPSRDAFFYLWKSFKDPNVAGACGEMRVALGPNKNLLMNPLVAAQNFEYKISNVLDKPMESVFGFISVLPGAFSAYRYEALLNVNGEGPLEKYFKGEYLHQMTTEGDSNDPDFDDERDVKEKNFQQAGIFTSNMYLAEDRILCFELVAKKNHNYILRYVNEAKAETDVPEKIDEFVLQRRRWLNGSMFAAGYAVFHWTKIWRSNHSLFRKLFLQLEFYYQLVTILVSWFSLASFFLVFRILTANLGSSDMNFNVGKYLAIIFLWFYVGSVVCTFVLAFGNTPRGTRKFYLVIAVFFAVLMAYMMFAAIFLAVHTVNSIVHNHKTDFTIALVFTNTKFRDLVVSMVSTYLLYFIGAFMYGEPSFMFTSFAQYVLLSPTYINVLNIYAFCNIHDVSWGTKGVEQAKDLGSAKSFGKNSDELVMIAPENLTQELNDKYVATLDNLRNMIPVKDIPQESNKKKDDLAYYAFIRTITVLVWMLTNAILIAIVLEAGGVDILSGNKSGQTNADGSISGNSQVFLTIILWIVAGLALFRFIGAFLFLVFKTFRPLKWKLRANRENKRNRNQNRNV, translated from the coding sequence ATGGCTAACCCtgatttcaacaacaagaacaatcATAACCCTTTCGACAATGTTTctgatgacgatgatgatttgtTTGATGACATTGAACCTGTTCAACAAGGTTCTCCATCACAGCctcaacatcatcatataGCTACTAATGCCAATAATAGTTATCAGTTTGATAATACTCCGTATCGTCGATCATCGTCGTATGATGTGtacaataataatcctTTTGTTAGCAACACTAGTTACactaatactactactactccaccaccaatgttacagcaacaacaactgcaAGGCTTGTCTCCGTTACAGCCTCCTTTGTTTAACAGCAATGGTAACAATAATAcccattatcaacaaccacaacagtATAACAAGTATAGAACTCCAACTAGttccaattcaaattcCTCCTACAGCACTATggttgataatgatgatttccAGTTGCTGAGAAAGAAAACTGTTGCTTTCACTGAACCAGAATATCCTCCATTGACGTATTCACCTGGTAAAAAAAGAGATACTGCCACCAGTACTAATGTTTATGACTatgatttagaaaataTGGATGATGCTTCTTTTGTTGccaatggtggtggtggagtGCACGCTGATTTTGCTGGTGACGATTATATCATTAATCCTTTACAAGatgctgatgatgatgattcattGGATCCatttggtgatgatgaatcTTTGTTTCTGGACACTGGGGAAGAAATAATGAGACGCGGTACCACCATTAAGAAGAGACATTCTACACGTCGTGGTGGTAGAAATGGGACATTAAAAAGGGGTAAGAGTACAAATACTGGATATGACGGAGAGAATGAAAAACTTGTCAACAATGGTGAAAATGGCAACAATGgcgatgaagaagaagatgatgatgatgatgatgatttcaAGCCAAAATTAACTTACACGAAAACCATTAAGAAAGCTAAATTAATCAATGGTAATTATGTAATTGATGCACCGGTTCCCAAAACTTTATTGGAAACTTATGGtaagaaaatgaattatcatCAGGATAATATAGCCAGAGAGATGTCATTTGTTAGATACACTGCAGCTACATGTGGACCTTCAAATTATGTTAAATTCAACTATAACTTACGTCAAGAATTATATGCTCCCTCTCGACAAACGGAAATTATGATTTGTATCACCATGtataatgaagatgaagtgTTATTAGCAAGAACATTGAAAGGGGTTTTCGAGAATATTAGAGATTTGACTAATCGATCCGATCCTAATTGGGGTGATGACAGTTGGAagaaaattgttgtttgtatTGTTAATGATGGTCGGTTGGAATTGAACAAACGGACAGAAACATTATTGGCTGCCTTAGGTATTTTCCAAGATGGTTATGCCAAGTCTAAAATTAATGACAAGTCTGTGAAGGCACATATCTATGAGTACACTTCGACCGTTGGAATAGATGCTGTCAATGATAAAGTTCATTTAGCTTGTAATTCAACTCCAgttcaatttttattttgtttgaaagagaaaaataGTCGTAAAATCAATTCCCATCGTTGGTGTTTCCAAGCGTTTGCTCCAATACTTAATCCCAAAGTAATAATGTTGTTGGATTGTGGTACCAAGCCTTCGCGTGATGCATTCTTCTATTTATGGAAATCATTCAAAGATCCTAATGTTGCTGGTGCTTGTGGAGAAATGAGAGTTGCCTTGGGTCCcaacaagaatttattaatgaatcCGTTGGTGGCAGCACAAAATTTTGAGTATAAGATTTCTAATGTGTTAGATAAACCGATGGAATCGGTGTTTGGATTTATTAGTGTGTTACCAGGGGCATTTAGTGCTTATAGATATGAAGCATTATTAAATGTCAATGGAGAAGGTCCATTAGAAAAATACTTCAAGGGAGAATATTTACATCAAATGACAACAGAGGGTGATTCCAATGATCCTGATTTCGACGATGAGCGTGATGTAAAAGAGAAAAACTTCCAACAAGCTGGAATATTCACTAGTAACATGTATTTGGCTGAAGATAGAATTTTATGTTTTGAATTGGTGGCCAAAAAGAatcataattatattttacGTTATGTTAATGAAGCCAAGGCTGAAACTGATGTTCCGGAGAAAATCGATGAGTTTGTTTtgcaaagaagaagatggcTTAATGGTTCCATGTTTGCAGCTGGTTATGCTGTGTTCCATTGGACGAAAATTTGGCGTTCAAATCATTCTCTATTTagaaaattatttcttcaattggagttttattatcaattggttACCATTTTGGTGTCGTGGTTTTCATTGGcaagtttctttttggttttcCGTATTTTAACTGCTAATTTAGGGTCTAGTGATATGAATTTCAATGTTGGTAAATATCTAGccattatatttttgtGGTTTTATGTTGGGTCTGTTGTTTGTACTTTTGTTTTGGCATTTGGTAATACTCCAAGGGGTACGAGGAAATTTTATCTTGTTATTGCCGTGTTTTTCGCTGTTTTAATGGCGTACATGATGTTCGCAGCCATATTTTTGGCTGTACATACAGTCAATTCGATTGTCCATAATCACAAGACTGATTTTACTATTGCCTTGGTTTTCACTAACACCAAATTCCGTGATTTGGTGGTATCTATGGTTTCCACTTATTtgttatattttattggcGCATTTATGTATGGGGAACCTAGTTTTATGTTTACTTCGTTTGCCCAATACGTGTTGTTATCTCCTACCTATATTAATGTTTTAAACATTTATGCCTTTTGTAACATTCATGATGTCAGTTGGGGGACAAAGGGTGTGGAGCAAGCCAAAGATTTGGGGTCTGCAAAATCCTTTGGCAAGAATTCCGATGAATTGGTGATGATTGCACCAGAGAACTTGACacaagaattgaatgataAATATGTTGCCACATTGGATAATTTACGTAATATGATACCAGTAAAGGATATACCTCAAGAAAGtaacaagaaaaaagatGATTTGGCATATTATGCATTTATTAGAACCATTACGGTGTTGGTATGGATGCTCACTAATGCCATTTTGATTGCTATAGTGTTGGAAGCTGGTGGAGTCGATATCTTGAGTGGTAATAAATCAGGTCAAACCAACGCTGATGGATCCATTTCTGGGAATTCTCAAGTATTTTTAACGATCATTTTATGGATTGTGGCTGGGTTAGCATTGTTTAGATTTATTGGtgcatttttatttttggtattTAAGACTTTCCGTCCACTTAAATGGAAATTGAGAGCTAATAGAGAGAACAAACGTAATAGGAACCAAAATAGAAATGTCTAA
- a CDS encoding plasma membrane H+-ATPase, putative (Similar to S. cerevisiae PMA1), whose amino-acid sequence MSATEPTNEKVDKIVSDDEDEDIDQLVADLQSNPGAGDDDEEEEDESSFKAVPEELLQTDPRVGLTDDEVHKRRKRYGLNQMAEEQENLVLKFVMFFVGPIQFVMEAAAVLAAGLEDWVDFGVICALLLLNAFVGFIQEYQAGSIVDELKKTLANTALVVRNGQLVEIPANEVVPGDILQLEDGTVIPTDGRIVSEDCLLQVDQSAITGESLAVDKRSGDSCYSSSTVKTGEAFMIVTATGDSTFVGRAAALVNKASAGSGHFTEVLNGIGTTLLVFVIVTLLVVWVACFYRTVRIVPILRYTLAITIIGVPVGLPAVVTTTMAVGAAYLAKKQAIVQKLSAIESLAGVEILCSDKTGTLTKNKLSLHEPYTVEGVEPDDLMLTACLAASRKKKGLDAIDKAFLKSLINYPRAKAALPKYKVIEFQPFDPVSKKVTAIVESPEGERIICVKGAPLFVLKTVEDDHPIPEDVHENYQNTVAEFASRGFRSLGVARKRGEGHWEILGIMPCMDPPRDDTAATVNEARRLGLRVKMLTGDAVGIAKETCRQLGLGTNIYDADRLGLSGGGDMAGSEIADFVENADGFAEVFPQHKYNAVEILQSRGYLVAMTGDGVNDAPSLKKADTGIAVEGATDAARSAADIVFLAPGLSAIIDALKTSRQIFHRMYSYVVYRIALSLHLELFLGLWIAILNRSLDINLIVFIAIFADVATLAIAYDNAPYDPKPVKWNLPRLWGMSIVLGVILAVGTWITLTTMLLPKGGIIQNFGGLDGILFLQISLTENWLIFVTRAQGPFWSSIPSWQLSGAVLIVDIIATCFTLFGWWSQNWTDIVTVVRTWIWSFGVFCVMGGAYYLMSTSEAFDNFCNGKKPQPHTDKRSLEDFLVSMQRVSTQHEKST is encoded by the coding sequence ATGAGTGCTACTGAACCAACCAACGAAAAGGTTGATAAAATCGTCTCCGATGACGAAGACGAAGACATTGACCAATTAGTCGCTGATTTACAATCTAACCCAGGTGCTGGtgacgatgatgaagaagaagaagatgaatcTTCTTTCAAAGCTGTCCCAgaagaattattacaaaCTGACCCAAGAGTTGGTTTGACTGATGATGAAGTCcataaaagaagaaagagatACGGTTTGAATCAAATGGCcgaagaacaagaaaactTGGTTCTTAAATTCGTCATGTTCTTTGTTGGTCCAATTCAATTCGTTATGGAAGCCGCTGCTGTCTTGGCTGCTGGTTTAGAAGATTGGGTCGATTTTGGTGTTATCTGTGctttattgttattgaatGCTTTTGTTGGTTTCATCCAAGAATACCAAGCCGGTTctattgttgatgaattgaaaaagactTTGGCCAACACTGCTCTTGTTGTTAGAAACGGTCAATTGGTTGAAATCCCAGCTAACGAAGTTGTTCCAGGTGATATCTTGCAATTGGAAGATGGTACCGTTATTCCAACTGATGGTAGAATTGTTTCTGAAGATTGCTTGTTGCAAGTTGATCAATCTGCTATTACTGGTGAATCTTTAGCTGTCGACAAAAGAAGTGGTGACTCTTGTTACTCTTCTTCTACTGTTAAGACTGGTGAAGCCTTTATGATTGTTACTGCTACTGGTGACTCCACCTTCGTCGGTAGAGCTGCTGCTTTGGTCAACAAAGCTTCCGCTGGTTCTGGTCATTTCACTGAAGTCTTGAACGGTATTGGTACTACCTTGTTGGTTTTCGTCATTGTTACTTTGTTGGTCGTTTGGGTTGCTTGTTTCTACAGAACCGTTAGAATTGTTCCAATCTTGAGATACACTTTGGCCATCACTATTATTGGTGTTCCAGTTGGGTTGCCAGCTGTCGTTACCACTACCATGGCTGTCGGTGCTGCTTACTTGGCTAAGAAACAAGCTATTGTCCAAAAATTGTCTGCCATTGAATCTTTGGCTGGTGTTGAAATCTTGTGTTCCGATAAAACCGGTACTTTGACCAAGAACAAATTGTCCTTGCACGAACCATACACTGTTGAAGGTGTTGAACCAGATGACTTGATGTTGACTGCTTGTTTGGCTGCTTCCAGAAAGAAGAAGGGTTTGGATGCCATTGATAAAGCTTTCTTGAAATCTTTGATCAACTACCCAAGAGCTAAAGCTGCTTTGCCAAAATACAAGGTTATTGAATTCCAACCTTTCGATCCTGTCTCCAAGAAAGTTACTGCTATTGTTGAATCCCCAGAAGgtgaaagaattatttgtGTTAAGGGTGCCCCATTATTCGTCTTAAAGACTGTTGAAGATGACCACCCAATCCCAGAAGATGTCCATGAAAACTATCAAAACACCGTTGCCGAATTTGCTTCCAGAGGTTTCAGATCTTTGGGTGTTGCCAGAAAGAGAGGTGAAGGTCACTGGGAAATTTTGGGTATTATGCCATGTATGGATCCACCAAGAGATGATACTGCTGCCACTGTCAATGAAGCTAGAAGATTGGGTTTAAGAGTTAAGATGTTAACTGGTGATGCCGTTGGTATTGCTAAAGAAACCTGTCGTCAATTAGGTTTGGGTACTAACATTTACGATGCCGACAGATTAGGTTTGTCCGGTGGTGGTGACATGGCTGGTTCTGAAATTGCTGATTTCGTTGAAAATGCCGATGGTTTCGCTGAAGTTTTCCCACAACATAAATATAATGCCGTTGAAATCTTACAATCTAGAGGTTACTTGGTTGCCATGACTGGTGATGGTGTTAACGATGCTCCATCTTTGAAGAAAGCTGATACTGGTATTGCCGTCGAAGGTGCTACCGATGCTGCCCGTTCTGCTGCTGATATCGTTTTCTTGGCCCCAGGTTTGTCTGCCATTATTGATGCTTTGAAAACTTCTAGACAAATTTTCCACAGAATGTACTCTTATGTTGTTTACCGTATTGCCCTTTCTTTGCACTTGGAATTGTTCTTAGGTTTATGGATTGCTATCTTGAACAGATCATTGGATATTAACTTGATTGTCTTTATTGCTATTTTCGCTGATGTTGCCACTTTGGCCATTGCTTACGATAATGCTCCATACGATCCAAAACCAGTTAAATGGAACTTACCAAGATTGTGGGGTATGTCTATTGTTTTGGGTGTAATCTTGGCTGTTGGTACTTGGATTACTTTGACCACCATGTTGTTACCAAAAGGTGGTATTATCCAAAACTTTGGTGGTTTAGATGGTATTTTGTTCTTGCAAATTTCCTTGACTGaaaattggttgattttcGTCACCAGAGCTCAAGGTCCCTTCTGGTCATCAATTCCATCATGGCAATTGTCTGGTGCTGTCTTGATTGTTGATATCATTGCCACTTGTTTCACCTTGTTTGGTTGGTGGTCTCAAAACTGGACTGACATTGTCACTGTTGTCAGAACCTGGATTTGGTCTTTCGGTGTCTTCTGTGTCATGGGTGGTGCTTACTACTTGATGTCTACTTCTGAAGCCTTTGACAACTTCTGTAACGGTAAGAAACCACAACCACACACTGACAAGAGATCCTTGGAAGATTTCCTTGTGTCCATGCAAAGAGTATCTACTCAACACGAAAAATCTACTTAA